In Ruminococcaceae bacterium BL-6, a genomic segment contains:
- the pheS gene encoding phenylalanyl-tRNA synthetase (alpha subunit) (Evidence 2a : Function from experimental evidences in other organisms; PubMedId : 811647, 2127701, 2492510, 12682299; Product type e : enzyme), protein MKEQLEAIRDRAVRELSQADGQQVLENLRVKYLGKKGELTSILKQMGKLSAEERPAVGQLANQIRSLIEQDLEKRASELKAGEMKRRLEREKLDVTLPGVHRELGVRHPLTIVLDELKEIFVGMGFRIVEGPEVEYDYYNFEALNMPKNHPARDTQDTFYINDNILLRTQTSPVQVRVMEKQKPPIRIISPGRVYRSDAVDATHSPLFHQIEGLVVDKGITFANLKGTLETFVKRLYGEDSVVRFRPHHFPFTEPSAEVDVQCFSCHGEGCRLCKGEGWIEILGCGMVHPKVLSNCGIDPEEYSGFAFGMGLERIVMRRYSIDDLRLFYENDVRFLKQF, encoded by the coding sequence ATGAAAGAGCAGCTGGAAGCGATCCGCGACCGCGCGGTTCGCGAGCTTTCACAGGCAGACGGGCAGCAGGTTCTGGAAAACCTGCGCGTAAAATATCTGGGCAAAAAAGGCGAGCTTACCTCCATCTTAAAGCAGATGGGGAAGCTTTCCGCCGAGGAGCGGCCGGCCGTGGGGCAGCTTGCGAACCAGATCCGCTCCCTGATCGAGCAGGATCTGGAAAAGCGGGCCAGCGAACTGAAGGCCGGGGAAATGAAGAGGAGGCTGGAACGGGAAAAGCTCGACGTGACGCTGCCCGGCGTGCACCGCGAGCTCGGCGTGCGCCACCCGCTGACCATCGTGCTCGACGAGCTGAAGGAGATTTTCGTCGGCATGGGGTTCCGGATCGTGGAAGGGCCCGAAGTCGAATACGACTATTATAATTTCGAGGCGCTGAACATGCCGAAGAACCACCCGGCGCGCGACACGCAGGACACGTTCTACATCAACGACAACATCCTGCTGCGCACCCAGACCTCTCCGGTTCAGGTCCGCGTCATGGAAAAGCAGAAGCCGCCCATCCGCATCATCTCCCCCGGCCGCGTCTACCGCTCCGACGCGGTGGACGCCACCCACTCCCCCCTGTTTCACCAGATCGAGGGGCTTGTCGTCGACAAAGGGATCACGTTCGCCAATCTGAAGGGCACGCTGGAAACCTTCGTCAAGCGCCTGTACGGTGAAGATTCCGTCGTGCGCTTCCGCCCGCACCATTTTCCGTTCACCGAGCCTTCCGCGGAGGTGGACGTGCAGTGCTTCAGCTGCCACGGCGAGGGCTGCCGCCTGTGCAAGGGCGAGGGCTGGATCGAGATCCTGGGCTGCGGCATGGTGCACCCGAAGGTGCTGTCGAACTGCGGCATCGACCCCGAGGAATACAGCGGCTTCGCGTTCGGCATGGGGCTGGAGCGCATCGTGATGCGCCGCTACAGCATCGACGACCTGCGCCTGTTCTACGAGAACGACGTCAGATTCCTGAAACAGTTTTAG
- a CDS encoding conserved protein of unknown function (Evidence 4 : Unknown function but conserved in other organisms) encodes MDVFVEQLVKRKNGASDFLISGGIIVLGVVVAAAGLLIPAVAPFEVILAAGIIYGAYYLISSRNLEYEYSTTNGDFTVDKIINRRRRKRVCQLDLHSVEEMGKYQAEAMKNRPFDRRLNVGADAAGTGAWYLIVRIPQLGNTLLIFSPNERVLNAVKPFLPRQVSIHAFSRN; translated from the coding sequence ATGGATGTTTTTGTGGAACAGCTTGTCAAAAGAAAAAACGGGGCGTCGGATTTTCTGATCTCCGGCGGCATCATCGTGCTGGGCGTCGTTGTGGCCGCCGCCGGGCTGCTGATCCCGGCGGTCGCTCCGTTCGAGGTGATTCTTGCGGCCGGTATCATTTACGGCGCATATTACCTGATCTCCTCGAGAAATCTGGAATACGAGTACAGCACGACGAACGGGGATTTCACTGTGGATAAGATCATCAACCGCCGCAGGCGCAAGCGGGTGTGCCAGCTCGATCTTCATTCCGTGGAGGAGATGGGGAAATATCAGGCCGAAGCCATGAAGAACAGGCCGTTCGACCGGCGCCTGAACGTGGGGGCCGACGCCGCCGGAACCGGCGCGTGGTATCTGATCGTCCGCATCCCGCAGCTCGGGAACACGCTCCTGATCTTCAGCCCGAATGAGAGAGTGCTGAACGCGGTGAAGCCTTTTCTGCCAAGGCAGGTGTCCATCCATGCTTTCAGTCGGAATTGA
- the pheT gene encoding Phenylalanine--tRNA ligase beta subunit has product MNLSMKWLKEFVALDPMPMRSFTEAVTMSGSKVEGYETEGAEIDKVVVGRVLSIEPHPDADHLVVCKLDAGSETLQIVTGATNLTVGDLVPVALHGSTLPGGKKIKKGKLRGVESCGMMCSLGELGLTAHDFPYAIENGIFVLQEDCKPGDPIREAIGLNDTTVEFEITSNRPDCFSVIGLAREAAATFQKPLKLHKPVVKAGHGSCRGLLDVKIEARDLCPVYTARVVKNVRVKPSPRWMRERLRAMGVRPINNIVDITNYVMLEYGQPMHSFDLSRIGGGKIRVRRARDGESITTLEGTQRRLTPDNLVIADAEKPVAIAGVMGGEHSGITDRTTDIVFESACFDPVSIRLTARSQGMRTDASARYEKGLDPNNCLPALERACELVELLDAGDVTDDILSDGQADPTPRRIPLEAEWINRFLDARLSEEQMKEILRRLDCGFDGDTILVPTFRPDLVHKADVAEEIARFYGYDKIPGTALGGGTQGGYSPRQKFLSALTDNMLALGMSEITTFSFISPKAYDKILMPGNHPLRNSIKISNPLGEDTSIMRTVALPSMMEILARNYNNRNPSAALFELATEYIPTSPDKLPVEKTTLIGGMYGGDADFFVIKGIVEQLLERLSVTGWEIEASSGEFSYHPGRCAALTLGGRRLGVIGELHPKVAENYGIAGRVYSFSLDADLMFEQADMEKHYTPLPKFPAVTRDLALICDDGIPVLTLEKAIVRGAGRLLEKTKLFDVYRGEQIEAGKKSVAFSIVLRSPDETLTDEHTGKIMKKIIQELEKAGAALRS; this is encoded by the coding sequence ATGAATCTTTCCATGAAATGGCTGAAAGAATTTGTCGCGCTCGACCCCATGCCGATGCGCAGCTTTACGGAGGCGGTCACGATGTCCGGCTCCAAGGTGGAAGGCTATGAGACGGAAGGCGCCGAAATCGACAAAGTCGTCGTGGGCAGGGTGCTTTCCATCGAGCCGCACCCCGACGCGGACCATCTGGTCGTCTGCAAGTTGGATGCCGGCTCCGAAACGCTCCAGATCGTGACGGGCGCCACGAACCTGACCGTGGGCGACCTGGTGCCTGTGGCGCTGCACGGCTCCACGCTGCCCGGCGGCAAAAAAATCAAAAAGGGGAAGCTGCGCGGCGTGGAAAGCTGCGGCATGATGTGCTCGCTCGGCGAGCTCGGCCTGACCGCGCACGATTTCCCGTACGCGATTGAAAACGGCATTTTCGTCCTGCAGGAGGACTGCAAGCCGGGCGACCCGATCCGCGAAGCGATCGGCCTGAACGACACCACCGTGGAATTCGAGATCACCTCGAACCGACCGGACTGCTTTTCCGTGATCGGCCTTGCCCGGGAAGCGGCCGCCACGTTCCAGAAGCCGCTGAAGCTGCACAAGCCCGTTGTGAAAGCCGGGCACGGAAGCTGCCGCGGCCTGCTCGACGTGAAAATAGAGGCCCGCGACCTGTGCCCCGTCTACACGGCGCGGGTCGTGAAAAACGTGCGGGTCAAGCCCTCGCCGCGCTGGATGCGCGAGCGCCTGCGCGCGATGGGGGTGCGCCCGATCAACAACATCGTCGATATCACGAATTACGTAATGCTGGAATACGGCCAGCCGATGCACTCGTTCGACCTTTCCAGGATCGGCGGCGGAAAAATCCGCGTGCGCCGTGCGCGGGACGGGGAATCCATCACCACGCTGGAAGGGACGCAGCGCCGCCTGACCCCGGACAACCTGGTGATCGCGGACGCCGAAAAGCCGGTCGCCATCGCCGGCGTGATGGGCGGAGAGCATAGCGGAATCACGGACCGGACGACGGACATCGTGTTTGAATCCGCGTGCTTCGACCCCGTCTCCATCCGCCTGACGGCGCGCAGCCAGGGCATGCGCACGGACGCTTCGGCCCGCTACGAAAAAGGGCTGGACCCCAACAACTGCCTCCCCGCGCTGGAACGCGCCTGCGAGCTTGTGGAGCTGCTGGACGCGGGCGACGTGACGGACGACATCCTGTCGGACGGACAGGCCGACCCGACGCCGCGCCGCATCCCGCTGGAAGCCGAATGGATCAACCGCTTTCTCGACGCCCGCCTTTCCGAAGAGCAGATGAAGGAGATCCTCCGGCGCCTGGACTGCGGTTTCGACGGCGACACCATACTCGTCCCGACGTTCCGGCCCGACCTTGTCCACAAGGCGGACGTCGCCGAGGAGATCGCGCGCTTTTACGGGTACGACAAAATCCCCGGCACGGCCCTCGGCGGCGGCACCCAGGGCGGCTACAGCCCGCGCCAGAAATTCCTGTCCGCCCTGACCGACAACATGCTGGCCCTCGGCATGAGCGAGATCACGACGTTTTCGTTCATCAGCCCGAAAGCCTATGATAAAATCCTGATGCCCGGAAACCACCCGCTGCGCAATTCAATCAAAATCTCAAATCCGCTCGGCGAGGACACCAGCATCATGCGCACGGTTGCGCTGCCCTCCATGATGGAGATCCTGGCGCGCAATTACAACAACCGCAACCCTTCCGCAGCACTTTTTGAGCTCGCGACCGAATATATCCCGACCAGCCCGGACAAACTTCCGGTAGAGAAAACGACGCTGATCGGCGGCATGTACGGCGGAGACGCGGACTTTTTCGTGATCAAGGGCATTGTCGAGCAGCTTCTGGAGCGCCTTTCCGTCACCGGCTGGGAAATCGAAGCCTCCTCCGGCGAATTCAGCTATCACCCGGGACGGTGCGCGGCGCTCACCCTGGGGGGCCGGCGCCTCGGCGTGATCGGCGAGCTTCACCCGAAGGTCGCGGAAAACTACGGCATCGCGGGCCGCGTTTACTCCTTCTCGCTGGATGCGGACCTGATGTTCGAGCAGGCGGACATGGAAAAGCATTACACGCCGCTGCCGAAATTCCCGGCCGTCACGCGGGACCTCGCGCTGATCTGCGACGACGGCATCCCGGTGCTCACGCTCGAGAAGGCCATCGTCCGCGGAGCGGGCAGGCTGTTGGAAAAGACCAAGCTTTTCGACGTTTACCGGGGCGAGCAGATCGAAGCCGGCAAAAAGAGCGTCGCCTTCAGCATTGTCCTCCGGTCGCCCGACGAAACCCTTACCGACGAGCATACCGGCAAAATCATGAAAAAAATCATCCAGGAGCTGGAAAAGGCCGGGGCGGCGCTTCGTTCCTGA
- a CDS encoding ADP-dependent (S)-NAD(P)H-hydrate dehydratase,NAD(P)H-hydrate epimerase, whose translation MKVLESRETRELEKKAVESGVGYPELMENAGRAAADFLKGRADGKNVAILCGKGNNGGDGYVAARILSERGAKVCVVLTQGAPATDLARDMFSRMDDRKVHTLDWSREPEEVRTVLFSADFVLDAIYGIGFHGSMPQELFPLLDAAERSGAFVLSLDLPSGALCDTGEIEGRCVRADATVTFSTLKPAHLIQPAKEFCGEVHAVPVGIPEELIRETPSPFEAVGPETVRSLFAPRAQNTNKGTYGTLLALCGSPGMAGAAVLSAAAALRCGAGLVNVALPKEIYPVAASYLPEPVYTLLETGRDGALTARSRKKLGDALLKATACLVGCGLGAGMEERALVRRLTGAVSVPLIVDADGINILARNIDILKTARVPVVLTPHPGEMARLIHSDARSVQSYRLRCARDFAREHGVVLVLKGSGTIVAAPDGRVFLNPTGNPGMAKGGSGDVLAGMIASFAAQGIDPVLAAVCGVYLHGLAGDRCAKRFSQRAMLPSDLVRELPALFSESEQ comes from the coding sequence ATGAAAGTGCTGGAAAGCCGGGAAACCAGAGAGCTTGAAAAAAAGGCGGTGGAATCAGGCGTCGGCTATCCCGAGCTGATGGAGAACGCCGGGCGGGCCGCCGCGGATTTTCTGAAGGGCCGGGCGGACGGAAAAAATGTCGCCATCCTGTGCGGCAAGGGCAACAACGGCGGCGACGGCTATGTCGCCGCGCGCATCCTGTCCGAACGGGGCGCGAAGGTCTGCGTGGTGCTGACCCAGGGCGCGCCGGCCACCGACCTTGCCCGGGACATGTTCTCCCGCATGGATGATCGGAAGGTGCACACCCTCGACTGGAGCCGGGAGCCGGAAGAGGTGCGCACCGTTTTGTTTTCCGCGGATTTTGTTCTGGACGCCATCTACGGGATCGGCTTCCACGGCAGCATGCCGCAGGAGCTTTTCCCGCTGCTGGACGCGGCGGAACGCTCCGGCGCGTTCGTGCTGTCGCTGGACCTGCCGAGCGGCGCGCTGTGCGACACCGGTGAAATCGAGGGCCGGTGCGTCCGGGCGGACGCGACCGTGACCTTTTCCACGCTCAAGCCGGCGCATCTGATCCAGCCGGCGAAGGAATTCTGCGGCGAGGTCCATGCCGTGCCCGTCGGGATTCCCGAAGAGCTGATCCGCGAAACCCCGTCCCCGTTCGAGGCGGTCGGCCCCGAGACGGTGCGCTCCCTGTTCGCGCCGCGCGCGCAGAACACGAATAAGGGCACCTACGGCACGCTGCTCGCCCTGTGCGGCAGCCCCGGCATGGCGGGCGCCGCGGTGCTTTCGGCTGCCGCCGCGCTGCGGTGCGGCGCGGGGCTTGTGAACGTGGCTCTTCCGAAGGAAATCTATCCCGTCGCGGCTTCATACCTGCCGGAGCCCGTCTATACCCTTCTGGAAACGGGCCGCGACGGCGCGCTGACCGCGCGGAGCCGGAAAAAGCTGGGCGACGCGCTTTTGAAGGCGACCGCCTGCCTCGTCGGCTGCGGCCTGGGGGCAGGCATGGAGGAACGCGCGCTGGTGCGCCGCCTGACGGGGGCGGTCAGCGTGCCCCTGATTGTCGACGCGGATGGAATAAATATCCTCGCCCGGAATATAGATATATTGAAAACAGCCAGGGTTCCGGTGGTGCTGACGCCGCATCCGGGCGAAATGGCGCGCCTGATCCATTCCGACGCGCGGTCCGTGCAGTCTTACCGGCTGCGCTGCGCGCGCGATTTTGCGCGGGAGCACGGGGTCGTGCTGGTGCTGAAGGGCTCCGGAACGATCGTTGCCGCGCCGGACGGCCGCGTGTTCCTGAATCCCACGGGGAACCCGGGCATGGCGAAGGGCGGCAGCGGCGACGTTCTGGCGGGCATGATCGCCTCGTTCGCCGCGCAGGGGATCGACCCCGTGCTTGCGGCCGTCTGCGGGGTGTACCTGCACGGGCTTGCGGGGGATCGGTGCGCGAAGCGCTTTTCCCAGCGCGCGATGCTGCCGTCCGATCTGGTTCGGGAATTGCCCGCGCTGTTTTCAGAATCTGAACAGTAA
- a CDS encoding Patatin family protein — translation MSVGLVLEGGGMRGAYTSGVLETFLEHEIEFPVVYGISAGACNALSFISGQKNWSFEVFTRYLTDDRSVSTANLEKTGSLFGFDFIFGELFHKLAPLDYDVFFRSPTRLCAGATDLNTGRVVFFDKEEFDEMLTPVRASSSLPFLSNIVAFAGRELLDGGIAMPIPIERSVSDGNRYNVVVLTRDISYRKPARPEHPRAALEERYGDYPLFVDAMMRRNGVYNGELDACRRQEEAGNAVVIRPSSPILTDRYEKDPERLKAIYEMGLRDAEQKLGEVKGLLKRESSGQE, via the coding sequence ATGTCGGTGGGGCTTGTGCTGGAGGGCGGCGGAATGCGCGGCGCTTACACCAGCGGCGTGTTGGAGACTTTTTTGGAGCATGAGATCGAGTTTCCCGTCGTTTACGGGATTTCGGCGGGGGCGTGCAACGCGCTGAGCTTTATTTCCGGGCAGAAAAACTGGAGCTTCGAGGTTTTTACCCGGTATCTCACGGACGATCGGTCTGTCAGCACCGCAAACCTGGAGAAAACCGGCTCGCTGTTCGGGTTCGATTTTATTTTTGGCGAGCTGTTCCACAAGCTTGCCCCGCTGGATTACGACGTGTTCTTCCGTTCGCCCACTCGGCTGTGCGCCGGGGCGACGGATCTGAATACCGGGCGGGTCGTCTTTTTCGACAAGGAAGAGTTCGACGAGATGCTCACCCCCGTGCGCGCTTCCAGCTCGCTGCCGTTTCTCAGTAACATCGTCGCCTTTGCGGGGCGCGAGCTGCTGGACGGCGGCATCGCGATGCCGATCCCGATCGAGCGTTCCGTTTCGGATGGGAACCGGTACAATGTGGTCGTGCTGACCAGGGATATCTCTTACCGCAAGCCGGCCCGCCCGGAGCATCCGCGCGCCGCGCTTGAAGAGAGATACGGAGATTATCCGCTTTTTGTCGACGCGATGATGAGACGCAACGGGGTGTACAACGGCGAGCTCGACGCCTGCCGCCGGCAGGAGGAAGCCGGGAACGCCGTCGTCATCCGCCCGAGCAGCCCGATCCTGACAGACCGCTATGAAAAGGATCCGGAACGGCTGAAGGCCATCTACGAGATGGGCCTGCGCGACGCGGAGCAAAAGCTCGGCGAGGTGAAGGGGCTTCTGAAAAGGGAAAGCTCCGGACAGGAATAG
- the acpS gene encoding Holo-[acyl-carrier-protein] synthase — translation MLSVGIDLEEIGRIRKSMENPRFCSRVLGETEYGQMKRRGFPAQSVAACFCAKEAFSKAMGTGVRGFSLREVELLRGDGGRPYLRLGGQALEAAKERKLVFAVSVTHTAKYASAVVIAQKEESS, via the coding sequence ATGCTTTCAGTCGGAATTGATCTGGAAGAGATCGGGCGGATCCGGAAATCCATGGAAAATCCGCGCTTTTGCAGCCGGGTCCTCGGGGAAACCGAATACGGTCAGATGAAGCGGCGCGGGTTCCCCGCCCAGAGCGTCGCGGCCTGCTTCTGCGCGAAAGAGGCCTTTTCCAAGGCGATGGGCACGGGCGTGCGCGGATTTTCGCTGCGCGAGGTGGAGCTTCTGCGCGGCGACGGCGGGCGGCCCTACCTTCGGCTCGGCGGCCAGGCGCTGGAAGCGGCAAAGGAGAGAAAGCTCGTTTTCGCCGTGAGCGTGACGCACACCGCGAAGTACGCGTCCGCCGTGGTGATCGCGCAAAAGGAGGAGTCGTCATGA
- the malQ gene encoding 4-alpha-glucanotransferase, translated as MELQSGEPSAPRCAGVLLPVGSLPSRGGIGSLGAAAFEFLDFLKAAGQACWQVLPLGPTGYGDSPYQPFSVFAGNPYFVDPETLVRGGLISQRGLSAFDFGDDPGRVDYAKLWESRYALLHSAFAAFQSGGETEEFARFCRDNAFWLRDYSLFMALKGFFGNREWRLWPRSIRRREPGAVAEYSEKLKTETDFWNFVQFQFFRQWREIRRRAGELGIRIIGDMPIYAALDSADVWADRELFQMDGDGNPSAVAGVPPDFFSETGQLWGNPLYDWDAMEQTGFGWWKKRVAFAARLFDAVRIDHFIGFARYFSVPAEAETAASGTYRDGPGEKIIRAVDSARGDCRIIAEDLGVSLPQVKELLKKSGYPGMRVLEFAFDGPPENEHLPHLYGHNVVAYSGTHDNDTLAGYFGPKRREETRRAMEYLGAASPADIPRAAVCRLYESAADTVIVQAQDLLGLGSAARMNFPSRADGNWCWRLFPGQLTPDLAESLAGLARRCGRLPKMG; from the coding sequence ATGGAATTACAGAGCGGGGAACCTTCGGCGCCGCGCTGCGCCGGCGTGCTGCTGCCGGTCGGCAGCCTTCCTTCCAGGGGCGGGATCGGGTCGCTCGGCGCGGCGGCCTTTGAATTTCTCGATTTTTTAAAGGCGGCGGGGCAGGCCTGCTGGCAGGTTCTGCCGCTCGGCCCCACCGGCTACGGAGACAGCCCGTACCAGCCGTTTTCCGTGTTCGCCGGAAATCCGTATTTCGTGGACCCGGAGACGCTCGTGCGCGGGGGCCTGATTTCGCAGCGGGGGCTTTCCGCGTTCGATTTCGGGGATGATCCCGGCCGGGTGGACTATGCGAAGCTGTGGGAATCCCGGTACGCGCTTCTGCATTCCGCGTTCGCCGCGTTCCAAAGCGGTGGGGAAACGGAGGAATTCGCCCGCTTCTGCCGGGACAATGCGTTCTGGCTTCGGGATTACAGCCTGTTCATGGCGCTGAAGGGCTTTTTCGGGAACCGGGAATGGCGGTTGTGGCCGCGCTCCATCCGCCGCCGCGAGCCCGGGGCCGTCGCGGAATACTCCGAAAAGCTGAAAACCGAAACGGATTTCTGGAACTTCGTCCAGTTTCAGTTTTTCCGCCAGTGGCGGGAAATCCGGCGGCGCGCCGGGGAGCTTGGCATCCGCATCATCGGGGACATGCCGATTTACGCCGCTTTGGACAGCGCGGATGTGTGGGCGGACCGGGAGCTGTTCCAGATGGACGGGGACGGAAATCCTTCCGCCGTCGCGGGAGTTCCGCCGGACTTCTTTTCCGAAACGGGGCAGCTTTGGGGCAATCCCCTTTACGACTGGGACGCGATGGAGCAAACGGGCTTTGGCTGGTGGAAAAAGCGGGTCGCTTTCGCCGCCCGCCTGTTCGACGCTGTGCGCATCGACCATTTCATCGGGTTTGCCCGTTACTTTTCGGTTCCGGCGGAGGCCGAAACGGCGGCTTCGGGGACATACCGCGACGGCCCCGGGGAAAAGATCATCCGGGCCGTCGATTCCGCCCGCGGGGACTGCCGTATCATCGCGGAGGACCTCGGGGTCTCGCTGCCGCAGGTAAAAGAGCTGCTGAAAAAATCCGGGTATCCCGGCATGCGCGTCCTGGAGTTCGCGTTCGACGGCCCCCCGGAAAACGAGCACCTGCCCCACTTATACGGGCATAACGTCGTCGCGTACAGCGGCACGCACGACAACGACACGCTCGCGGGATATTTCGGGCCGAAGCGGCGGGAAGAGACCCGCCGCGCCATGGAATATCTGGGCGCGGCAAGCCCGGCCGACATCCCGCGCGCCGCCGTGTGCCGCCTGTACGAAAGCGCGGCTGACACGGTGATCGTTCAGGCACAGGACCTGCTGGGGCTTGGCAGCGCGGCCCGCATGAATTTTCCGTCGAGGGCGGACGGAAACTGGTGCTGGCGGCTCTTTCCCGGCCAGCTGACCCCGGATCTTGCGGAAAGCCTTGCGGGGCTGGCGCGGCGGTGCGGCAGACTGCCCAAAATGGGATGA
- a CDS encoding IreB family regulatory phosphoprotein — MFDKTMTFSFPDDREDDIKTILTTVYDALKEKGYNPINQIVGYILSEDPTYITAHNNARSLIRRIDRDELLQVLVKSYLGE, encoded by the coding sequence ATGTTTGATAAAACAATGACTTTTTCTTTTCCGGATGACCGTGAGGATGATATCAAAACCATTCTTACCACTGTTTACGACGCGTTGAAGGAAAAGGGATACAATCCCATCAACCAAATAGTGGGCTACATCCTCTCCGAGGACCCGACATACATCACCGCGCATAACAATGCCCGCAGCCTGATCCGCAGAATCGACCGCGACGAGCTGCTTCAGGTTCTCGTAAAGTCCTATCTGGGGGAATAA
- a CDS encoding conserved protein of unknown function (Evidence 4 : Unknown function but conserved in other organisms) produces MNKSVKNEEKKDAPQFPTYRGKPLVRCGDVIYYGSMRDKYVVKLEIKSKKRVLDMDVADKVTIQLMYTDPDIRSRKQIVKSSIKDGLYLAMDIADAWLERALAE; encoded by the coding sequence TTGAATAAATCGGTTAAAAACGAAGAAAAAAAGGACGCCCCGCAGTTCCCGACCTACAGAGGAAAACCCCTGGTGCGCTGCGGCGACGTGATTTATTATGGAAGCATGAGAGATAAGTACGTTGTAAAACTGGAAATAAAGAGCAAGAAGCGCGTTTTGGACATGGATGTTGCGGACAAGGTGACGATTCAGCTGATGTACACCGACCCCGATATCCGGTCCAGAAAACAGATCGTGAAATCGAGCATAAAGGATGGGCTGTATCTGGCGATGGACATCGCGGATGCATGGCTGGAAAGGGCTCTGGCCGAATAG
- a CDS encoding conserved exported protein of unknown function (Evidence 4 : Unknown function but conserved in other organisms): MRRAVRGFSALICVMLLLSLCACSGFPPASRSANPVLVFDAKARVTAGKTGYVCKVSVAAPQSAQLTLLEPKELENMTWTWNGQNLSVAYAGLTVGQDACVLPEKSFVSLIFRAFDAASGKDALTTSGDGLFFGNMDGEDFTLTVDRKSGKILRLEIPHEDLRVDFES; this comes from the coding sequence ATGAGGAGGGCCGTCCGAGGTTTTTCCGCGCTGATCTGTGTGATGCTTCTTCTGTCTCTCTGCGCCTGCTCCGGTTTTCCGCCGGCTTCCCGCTCCGCGAACCCGGTTCTCGTCTTCGACGCGAAAGCCCGGGTGACCGCGGGGAAAACCGGATATGTCTGCAAGGTGAGCGTGGCGGCGCCCCAGAGCGCGCAGCTTACGCTGCTGGAGCCGAAGGAGCTGGAAAACATGACGTGGACGTGGAACGGACAGAACCTTTCCGTCGCCTACGCCGGTCTTACGGTGGGGCAGGATGCCTGCGTCCTGCCGGAAAAAAGCTTTGTTTCCCTGATATTCCGGGCGTTCGACGCCGCCTCCGGGAAGGATGCGCTGACCACGTCGGGCGACGGGCTGTTTTTCGGGAACATGGACGGCGAGGATTTTACCCTGACGGTCGACCGGAAAAGCGGGAAAATCCTGCGGCTCGAGATCCCGCACGAGGACCTTCGCGTCGATTTTGAATCCTGA